The following proteins are encoded in a genomic region of Parabacteroides pacaensis:
- a CDS encoding 6-bladed beta-propeller, which produces MKLKSFRTTFTGIILIFFSSILFSCKEENKKEYSHVSTQIINIPDQLDITTHADSIFSTLTFVPLETTDECIISFVMNLKIIDSLIYINDGLKRLLVFDSNGKFKYQIGSKGNGPGEYLEMRDYIIYKDRIEILDFKKILTYSLTGEYIKTKHFDFLDQNQYCNADYFTPAPTGGYYFWGGTSGIKDFRTKNKKYLMYHISDDMKIKKGEFLITHGSGSCFYRYSHYKDWILIDPSYGDYNIYQIDNQGEISSRYYFDFGKNAYKGEIPIPDKSKAPQINEELNSYVLEMNNFLETQNWIHIDFAYKQKAYSAFYSKKKDKVYLLSPASPNLSPDEFRFWGALFAKGETLVMPIDASWLHAELNRMSPEYIKKLQLEKYKDQDEFNNPILVYYTLKE; this is translated from the coding sequence ATGAAACTTAAGAGCTTTCGGACAACATTTACCGGGATTATACTTATCTTCTTTTCATCTATTCTCTTCTCATGTAAGGAGGAAAATAAAAAAGAATATTCTCATGTCTCTACCCAAATTATAAATATACCGGATCAATTAGATATTACAACACATGCCGATTCTATATTTTCGACACTCACTTTTGTACCACTGGAAACTACAGACGAATGCATCATATCTTTTGTCATGAATTTAAAAATAATAGATTCTCTTATTTATATCAATGATGGTTTAAAGAGACTTTTAGTATTTGATTCAAATGGAAAATTTAAATACCAGATCGGCTCTAAAGGCAACGGACCCGGTGAGTATTTAGAAATGAGAGATTATATTATATATAAAGACCGGATAGAAATTTTAGATTTCAAAAAAATACTGACTTATTCTTTAACCGGAGAATACATAAAAACGAAACACTTCGATTTCCTAGATCAAAATCAATATTGTAATGCAGACTACTTCACTCCAGCCCCAACAGGCGGTTACTATTTCTGGGGAGGGACATCAGGCATAAAAGATTTTAGGACAAAGAATAAAAAATATTTAATGTATCATATCAGTGACGATATGAAAATAAAAAAGGGTGAATTTCTTATTACTCACGGTTCCGGATCCTGTTTTTATAGATATTCTCATTATAAGGATTGGATTCTTATAGATCCTTCTTATGGTGATTATAATATATATCAAATAGATAATCAAGGAGAAATTTCTTCCCGTTATTACTTCGATTTTGGAAAAAATGCCTATAAAGGAGAAATTCCTATTCCTGACAAGAGCAAAGCACCTCAAATAAATGAAGAATTAAACAGCTATGTACTTGAAATGAATAACTTTCTGGAGACACAAAACTGGATACACATAGATTTTGCTTATAAACAAAAAGCTTATAGTGCTTTTTATTCAAAAAAGAAAGACAAAGTATATTTATTAAGTCCGGCTAGTCCTAATCTATCACCTGATGAATTTCGTTTTTGGGGAGCTTTATTTGCCAAGGGTGAAACTCTAGTAATGCCTATAGATGCCAGTTGGTTACATGCTGAATTAAACAGGATGTCTCCAGAGTACATAAAAAAATTACAATTAGAAAAA